The window CTCAACTTACGGAGCACATCAGTATCGGTTGTAGCAGGGGCAATCGTCCGCACCATCGAATCCACCACAACCATGTCTGAGATATTTGTGGAATCTCTGACAAGTGCTTCAGAACTAACATCGCCTTTTGTCGCAGGCAAATCGACTGTGTGTGCATGGGATTGAACAGGACAAGAAGACGCACACTCCGGGGCAGCAGCAACAGTAGGATCAGTTTGGGCAGAATGTTTCTCCATAATATCAGCTTTCGGTTGGACCTTACCTCCGACAATGCCTCCGTCTAACACACCACTAACACCGGTTATCAAAGTGAATAGTGCTGGAACAACCTCTTCGGTCCTAGGTGTTATGAGATCATCCCTAGGAGCGTCTTGGATGTCTTCATTTGTAGAAAGCATATCTGCCAGCGAGGATAGGAAACTGATTGACGTAGCTGAACTGCTTGCAATAGCTGTATTGACGGTACCCATATTAGATTTTGGCACAGGGGCTACAGCTGCAACTTCCATCGATGATGCGGGCCTGGACTTTATCTTGATCGTTGTGGCTTTGGGTGGACACTTTTTCCTACCCGCAGTCTTCTTATAATGCCTGAGTTACACGCACACCAAAAAAGAAAGTTAATAAAAGAAAATTTACAGAAAAGACGTGGCAAAAAACAATGAAACTGCCATGAGACCTTAAAAAAAGATGCCAACATGATAATAATAAATGCCATGCCCTTCCTATTAAAAGTTCCATGCAGGGATTATTAAATCTGCCAGTCTGACAAAACATATTAAAAATGCTAGGATAAAGCATCAGTAAAAGAGCCAAAACCATGAACTATAGAAAAACCATGACAAAAGCTACTAAAAAAATGCAGTGTCAAGTATGGATAGATGAAAAAAGTCTGGATGAGATGAAAAATGCCATGACACTGCGAATAAAAATGCCATGTATGGATAGATAAAACTGCCATGACACTTCAAATAAAAATGCCATGGATGGATGACTAAAATCCGTACCTCTTCAAACACTCCTCCTATCCTAGAGAGTAACTGGGTCCCCCGTTTTAACTCTACTAGATGAGGAGAAGTACGAGTAGTCGTACCAATAGGCTCATGGGCAGGCAACGGCTCAATAGGTTGGACACTCAATAATTGGGGAGACGAGCAGGTAGGTGTTGACACAACCTTTGATTTGGTGGCTTTACTAACAACAATAGCCTCACTCGGACACAAAACAGTCATACAATAACAAACCATACAAACGGAGATGGTAGAGCATCAACCTCTACTTGTAGAGAACGGCGGAAGATAATGATGCTCTGAAAGGAAAAGGTTTACTCATAAAGAAAAAAAGCACACACCTCCTCCTGGCTGCAATAGGATCAACCCTCGCCCTCTTAAGCGCGACATCAACGCCATCACCAACACCCTCCATGCCCCTCTTCGGAAGAGCAGCAACGCCGCCTCGGCTTCCACCAGTACCACCAATGACCTTTGCCTCATGCCTCTATCCTACCTTGTCAATTCCAGTGTCTTGCCCATGGGAGCCTACTTCAGTTCCGTCCTGCCCACAGCCATCTTCCTCACTTGGCTTGTCCACATCTATATCTATGTCAGCACCGGCCTCAGCAGCCTCATCATGATCCTCATTGTGCCCCGAGTCAAAGTCGCCATCAAACAGATTCTCCTGGGTGTCGCCAGTCTCCCGTGAGCTATCGTACTCGAATCGACCACTGACACCAATCGATATTGGCGCACCAACTGCAGCAACATTACGGAAATGCCGGCCAACCTCATCACTTTCACCCTGAGACAAGCTTGTCCAACCCTGAACTAGTTTCCCAAGAATGTTGGTCATGCCAGACGCAAACTCACCAATGAGATTTTTGACTTTACTCCTGGTCTGCAAAAACAACCAAGGAAAAAAGAAGGATGCCACTCAGCATAGCACGACGCATCTAGTTCCATGTAGCTCACAATTTCATATGTCGAAAAAACATGCTGGTCAtgataacactagtagaaaaaaaaTCATGGCAATAGAGAAAACACAAAGAAACTTACCCGAGGAGAGCAAGATGGGCTCACATTCACATCCATCCACTTGTTGAAATTTGCCGAACCGCCAAAAAGACTGAGATTGATAGCATTCTTTGAGGCAAACTGCAACAAAAATGACACGTAATTAACACCAAAACATTGCATAAATAAAAAAGCATCTATTGAAAAAATGCCATTCAGATTAAAGAAAATGCCATCCAAGGTATGAAAAGATGCCACCCAACAAAAGAAAAATGCCATCCAAGGTATGAAAAATGCCACCCAACAAATATGGAAAATGCCATCCAACATATAAAAAATGTGATCTAGAATATATGAAAATGCCATCTAAACATGAAAACCTTGCCATGATGACAAAAATAAAAAATGCCAACTAATGTGTAATAAAAAAATGCCATCCAAGGTGAGAACACAAAGCCACCcataaaaaatgaaaaaacaaCCCAACATGTGTAAGAAAACCAAAAATGCCATCTAAACACATATATATTTGTCATACTAACAAAAATAAAAATGTCATTTAATCTACATAAAAAATGCCACTCAAGTTATGAAAAAATGCCATCTAACAAATATGAAAGATGCCATCCAGGAGGGAGTGGGTATGCCAAAAAAATGCCAAAAGGAGGTAAGTGAAAAAATTGGCACAACCAAAATGAAGTAACATCTAACTTTTCAAAGGATCCATCTGACTTCTTGTCTGTCGTGAAAACGGCTTTGATGGTCTGGTCAGACCATGCAACTACAACCGCCATAAAAAACTTATGATACGATCATGACAGTATACAAAAATGCCAAGAAATACCGGCATTGCAGTTATAATGCAAAAATGTCATCCAGTGCATAATCATAAGCCACCATCAAGAATTGTGATGGTAGCGTTTGAAGAATGCCATCAGAAAAGCTACTTATGGCACTATGATGTCAAAATGCCAACCAGTACACGATTAAAACATATACACTGCCATTTAACTACCATtacagatgccatcatcaacaaaAGGTTTAAATGCCATACAAACTACAGTAAAAAACTACCATCAAAATATAAAAAATGATCCTAGCATAGAACATGCAAACAACCATGTAAAACTACCAATGCCATTAAGGTGTGAAAAATGCAACTCAAGAAGGGGCATAAATGCCATCAAAATGTAACACATAAAAAAAGACATTTAGTGGTGACAAAGTGAGAAATATAGTGTTAACGGGCGACAGAAAATTTGGTGATCATCGTTGTTGGGAAATAAGGAATACCTCGTTTGGGGGATTATTGACGCCACGATGCCCCATGCCTGAGATATCCATGAAATCATTAATACCATTGTTCAAATCCTCTCTGACCATCTTACAAAATCGGAAACctgaaaataaaatatggacaacaACAACAAAGGACCACATCAAGCAGGACGCACACACAAAAAATAATTTAAACAAGATGGGTACACACATGTCACCTATTCCCCCTAAAAAGAACCAATCTAAGGACACACATGGCATTTCCCCATAAATAAAATCTGACAATATAACCACATGACACTTTGCATCCAAAAATGAACCGCCATCTACACACACATGGTAGTTTCCCTCAAATATAAAAAAGCCTGTGCACGCATATCCCCCCTAAAAGACCCACTGTAAGGGCACACATGACATTTTCTCCCAAAAGAACAATCCCAAAATAAACCATATGGCAGTTTTAATCCAAAATTGCCACCATCTACAAAAAAAATGGCAGTTCCCATAAGAAGATCATAAACAACTATGACCCCCCGAAAAGCAGACACACTCTAATTACACACATGTCATTTCTCCTAAAAAAACAACACCCCAAATCAACCACAAAGCAGTTATAATACAAAAAAACTACCATCTACAAAAGCAAACATGGCAGTTTCTCTCTACCCAACAACNNNNNNNNNNNNNNNNNNNNNNNNNNNNNNNNNNNNNNNNNNNNNNNNNNNNNNNNNNNNNNNNNNNNNNNNNNNNNNNNNNNNNNNNNNNNNNNNNNNNNNNNNNNNNNNNNNNNNNNNNNNNNNNNNNNNNNNNNNNNNNNNNNNNNNNNNNNNNNNNNNNNNNNNNNNNNNNNNNNNNNNNNNNNNNNNNNNNNNNNNNNNNNNNNNNNNNNNNNNNNNNNNNNNNNNNNNNNNNNNNNNNNNNNNNNNNNNNNNNNNNNNNNNNNNNNNNNNNNNNNNNNNNNNNNNNNNNNNNNNNNNNNNNNNNNNNNNNNNNNNNNNNNNNNNNNNNNNNNNNNNNNNNNNNNNNNNNNNNNNNNNNNNNNNNNNNNNNNNNNNNNNNNNNNNNNNNNNNNNNNNNNNNNNNNNNNNNNNNNNNNNNNNNNNNNNNNNNNNNNNNNNNNNNNNNNNNNNNNNNNNNNNNNNNNNNNNNNNNNNNNNNNNNNNNNNNNNNNNNNNNNNNNNNNNNNNNNNNNNNNNNNNNNNNNNNNNNNNNNNNNNNNNNNNNNNNNNNNNNNNNNNNNNNNNNNNNNNNNNNNNNNNNNNNNNNNNNNNNNNNNNNNNNNNNNNNNNNNNNNNNNNNNNNNNNNNNNNNNNNNNNNNNNNNNNNNNNNNNNNNNNNNNNNNNNNNNNNNNNNNNNNNNNNNNNNNNNNNNNNNNNNNNNNNNNNNNNNNNNNNNNNNNNNNNNNNNNNNNNNNNNNNNNNNNNNNNNNNNNNNNNNNNNNNNNNNNNNNNTCCCTACACACTAAACTACACAAAAGGCACCAAACTGGTCAACCAAAACAGATCTACGACAAAAATTCACCCAAAACTGCCACCCAAAAACCAAAGGCAAATACGGCACCACCGAACTCCGCCCGTCGCCGATGTCGAAGTAATGGCAACCGCGGCCGCTGCTGCCGCACCACACACGTCCGGCGCAACCCGGCATACCACGTGGGATGCGCGTGCTCAAACCCTAGCTCCGATAGCAAGCCCACCACGCCACCTTCTCTATCCCTTCCCACCATTACCCAGCGACAACTCTAAATACTCTAGCCGCCTCTTCCGCCATGGGCACAATCCGCTTCTGCCATGGACACCATCGCGACTACCTCAAGCAAACAACCATAGGGCACGAAACACTCACACGCGATGACCTGTGATCTAGAACACATACCTCAATGGACAATAATAATGCCGCCCGTGGTGGATGAAGCCCTCGCCGTCGACGAGCGGCTGGGCTTGGTGGGAAAAGCGTGGCCCGCTCACCGGAAATCGCTGCGGTGAGGGGGGCAATGAGGAAGGGAGAAGATGGGTGGGTGGGGGGATGAAACTGNNNNNNNNNNNNNNNNNNNNNNNNNNNNNNNNNNNNNNNNNNNNNNNNNNNNNNNNNNNNNNNNNNNNNNNNNNNNNNNNNNNNNNNNNNNNNNNNNNNNNNNNNNNNNNNNNNNNNNNNNNNNNNNNNNNNNNNNNNNNNNNNNNNNNNNNNNNNNNNNNNNNNNNNNNNNNNNNNNNNNNNNNNNNNNNNNNNNNNNNNNNNNNNNNNNNNNNNNNNNNNNNNNNNNNNNNNNNNNNNNNNNNNNNNNNNNNNNNNNNNNNNNNNNNNNNNNNNNNNNNNNNNNNNNNNNNNNNNNNNNNNNNNNNNNNNNNNNNNNNNNNNNNNNNNNNNNNNNNNNNNNNNNNNNNNNNNNNNNNNNNNNNNNNNNNNNNNNNNNNNNNNNGGCCATGTTCGAGCGAACTGCTACGACAGTCTGATGTGGCACCTGTCGATGCTTGACGATTCGTGCGCATGAAACTTGTGGTTTGATGGGCATTCGCTGGCTCTTGGCTCCTGGCTGGCGTAGGCCAATTAAGATTTCCCTTTCTTTAATGGGCCGTGCTACGCGTCAGCCGgctgatctttttaaaagatccgccgCCTCAGCAGCCACTAGACCCGACACAATCCAACGACTCAGCCCTTCCTCACCATTGCAACAAAGGTTGTGTTTCATTTTATTGCAACAGAGCTCATGTCGCAGAAACATTTGCAACAGAGATTGTGTTGCAAAGAAAATCCGTCTTCACTTTTTTTGCAACATAGATGATGTTGTGAAAATGACTTCTGCAACATGGACGTTGTTGCAAAAAAaatcataataaaaaaatgatgtcgTAGCAacaccgtcgttgttgtcgtcgccATTTTGCAACTGTGTCGTTGCAGCAGAAATTCGTCGGTGTGCGGCGACATGGTCGGACACGGGCAACTTTCGCTGGTGATGttgcatttttttaatttttttgcaacaTGGAAGTTGTTGCGAAAGAAATTCTTGCAACATAGATGTTGTTGCAGAAAACTTTTTGGTTTCTTCACGCGTCGCGCATAACCGTTAGAAAAAAGTACTAGATGGACCCATACTCCCATACAAGACATGTATCGCAAGAAGTAGATGAAGAATGCTTGCACGGGATCGGCCGGCTGAAGGCAAACATTTCCCTTTTTTAATACTCCCTTCGTTcatttatgtaaggtgtattattttcggcacggtgaccaaggcacataattatagaTAAGTTAGGACGAAATTACCCTTGCAAAAAAGGAAGTAAACGAGTTAACCCAGGAAagtaagagaaacatgcaatcgatAGAGGGATAATTTTCTTCTTTTGCTATAAGGAGAGATATACACAATCATGATAGAGATACTTTTCTTTTTTTAGATGGTTAATAAGGGAATTatgaggaattagaagaaatgcacgTGCATTCTACAATTTTATAGAAAACAAATACGCATTATATAAAGGAAGGGAGTACTGTGTACAGTACAGTAGTTATTATCGAGCTTTGTCAAGCTATCAACGAGCTCGGAGTCTGAACTCAGGCAGGCGAAATTGACCTCTCGTCGCGCCGCCGCCGGCAACTAGGCTCTGACGGCACCTTCTCTCTCAGTTCTCCTCCTCATCCGCTCTACAGGACTGGCTTGGGGTGGAGGTTTGCCCGGCCCCGGGCTCGAATTGATCTGGTGACGGACCCTACTTCTTTTGTTCGCTGTGAGCACTGTGTTCCCAATCTCTCCTTCCGGGACTGATACCCCAATCTAGGGCACCCCTGAGTACCTTACCACCCCAAGCCTCTTACATCGATTCCCCGCTGTCTTCACCCGGACCGTGATCTTGGATATTGGTTGAGGTATGAGCCTTTTTTCATCCAGTGATTTTAGTTAAACCCCATTGACCTCGGacaatgcttcggtgccttaaggcacctacctttgtgtctatgacatgtgggtccaacaGGTAgctggcccatatgtcagtgacccaaaggtaggtgcctttaaggcaccgaagctgtgTCCATTGACCTCCACAAATTCGGGGGCGTGCGGGCGCACACTCTAGATCTGCCCCTGTCACATCACGCCATTGCATAGCGGCACCATTTAAGGGCACGGGGATGATAATNNNNNNNNNNNNNNNNNNNNNNNNNNNNNNNNNNNNNNNNNNNNNNNNNNNNNNNNNNNNNNNNNNNNNNNNNNNNNNNNNNNNNNNNNNNNNNNNNNNNNNNNNNNNNNNNNNNNNNNNNNNNNNNNNNNNNNNNNNNNNNNNNNNNNNNNNNNNNNNNNNNN is drawn from Triticum dicoccoides isolate Atlit2015 ecotype Zavitan chromosome 6B, WEW_v2.0, whole genome shotgun sequence and contains these coding sequences:
- the LOC119322097 gene encoding uncharacterized protein LOC119322097 isoform X2, giving the protein MEGVGDGVDVALKRARVDPIAARRRHYKKTAGRKKCPPKATTIKIKSRPASSMEVAAVAPVPKSNMGTVNTAIASSSATSISFLSSLADMLSTNEDIQDAPRDDLITPRTEEVVPALFTLITGVSGVLDGGIVGGKVQPKADIMEKHSAQTDPTVAAAPECASSCPVQSHAHTVDLPATKGDVSSEALVRDSTNISDMVVVDSMVRTIAPATTDTDVLRKLSPPKKVPAWSAKKGDGSMFIRVPSLFPATASSNTVEPVQSKEIRDVVGQHYVAPRASKLPKPRTMTPNMIRVSCVASREQLARSKFVDEVIEVPDSTPPALVKVATLDLTKSYFQKQGTPRERRRMEFTPPSCSLGIEKAIDATRVSFSHPVLEEPMLAQPILQVSKVVKFAEPIVQAYAKMEQDAPKHQSIGKQVDSSSDLSTQSSADVVRSAARGFV